The following proteins are co-located in the Neofelis nebulosa isolate mNeoNeb1 chromosome 18, mNeoNeb1.pri, whole genome shotgun sequence genome:
- the UPK3B gene encoding uroplakin-3b isoform X1, translated as MGLSQRQAGPLLSLLLMGALVWPPPCLSLELIPYTPQITAWDLEGKVTATTFSLEQPRCVLDGRAAVANTIWLVVAFSNASRDFRNPQTLAEIPAFPRLLTDGHYMTLPLSLDQLPCEDPVGGGRGIPLLRVGNDPGCLADLREPPFCNTPLPSPGPYRVKFLLMDASGSPQAETRWSDPITLHQGKAPGSIDTWPGRRSGDMIVIASILSSLAGLLLLAFLAASTVRFSSLWWPEEVPEQLRIGSFKGKRYMTHHIPPTEAATLPVGYEPGLDPLPSLSP; from the exons ATGGGGCTCTCCCAGAGGCAGGCTGGCCCATTGCTGTCTCTCCTCCTTATGGGGGCGCTGGTCTGGCCCCCGCCCTGTTTGAGCCTGG AGCTGATCCCCTACACGCCGCAGATCACAGCCTGGGACCTGGAAGGGAAGGTCACAGCCACCACGTTCTCCCTGGAGCAGCCACGCTGTGTCCTGGATGGGCGTGCCGCTGTTGCCAACACCATCTGGCTGGTGGTGGCCTTCAGCAACG CTTCCAGGGACTTCCGGAACCCACAGACACTGGCTGAGATCCCAGCCTTCCCACGGCTGCTGACCGATGGCCACTATATGACGCTGCCCCTGTCCCTGGACCAGCTGCCCTGTGAGGACCCCGTGGGGGGCGGCAGGGGCATCCCCCTGCTTCGGGTGGGCAATGACCCTGGCTGCCTTGCTGACCTCCGTGAGCCACCCTTCTgcaacacccccctccccagccctggacCTTACAG ggTGAAGTTCCTCCTGATGGACGCCAGCGGCTCACCCCAGGCCGAGACCAGGTGGTCCGACCCCATTACTCTCCACCAAG GGAAGGCCCCAGGCTCTATCGACACGTGGCCAGGGCGGCGAAGCGGTGACATGATTGTCATCGCCTCCATCCTCTCCTCTCTGGCCGGCCTCCTGCTCCTGGCCTTCCTGGCTGCGTCCACCGTGCGCTT CTCCAGCCTGTGGTGGCCGGAGGAAGTCCCGGAGCAGCTGCGGATTGGCTCCTTCAAGGGGAAGCGCTACATGACCCACCACATCCCACCCACTGAGGCCGCCACCCTGCCCGTGGGCTATGAGCCTGGCCTggaccccctccccagcctcagcccctag
- the UPK3B gene encoding uroplakin-3b isoform X2, translating to MSGTELIPYTPQITAWDLEGKVTATTFSLEQPRCVLDGRAAVANTIWLVVAFSNASRDFRNPQTLAEIPAFPRLLTDGHYMTLPLSLDQLPCEDPVGGGRGIPLLRVGNDPGCLADLREPPFCNTPLPSPGPYRVKFLLMDASGSPQAETRWSDPITLHQGKAPGSIDTWPGRRSGDMIVIASILSSLAGLLLLAFLAASTVRFSSLWWPEEVPEQLRIGSFKGKRYMTHHIPPTEAATLPVGYEPGLDPLPSLSP from the exons ATGTCCGGCACAG AGCTGATCCCCTACACGCCGCAGATCACAGCCTGGGACCTGGAAGGGAAGGTCACAGCCACCACGTTCTCCCTGGAGCAGCCACGCTGTGTCCTGGATGGGCGTGCCGCTGTTGCCAACACCATCTGGCTGGTGGTGGCCTTCAGCAACG CTTCCAGGGACTTCCGGAACCCACAGACACTGGCTGAGATCCCAGCCTTCCCACGGCTGCTGACCGATGGCCACTATATGACGCTGCCCCTGTCCCTGGACCAGCTGCCCTGTGAGGACCCCGTGGGGGGCGGCAGGGGCATCCCCCTGCTTCGGGTGGGCAATGACCCTGGCTGCCTTGCTGACCTCCGTGAGCCACCCTTCTgcaacacccccctccccagccctggacCTTACAG ggTGAAGTTCCTCCTGATGGACGCCAGCGGCTCACCCCAGGCCGAGACCAGGTGGTCCGACCCCATTACTCTCCACCAAG GGAAGGCCCCAGGCTCTATCGACACGTGGCCAGGGCGGCGAAGCGGTGACATGATTGTCATCGCCTCCATCCTCTCCTCTCTGGCCGGCCTCCTGCTCCTGGCCTTCCTGGCTGCGTCCACCGTGCGCTT CTCCAGCCTGTGGTGGCCGGAGGAAGTCCCGGAGCAGCTGCGGATTGGCTCCTTCAAGGGGAAGCGCTACATGACCCACCACATCCCACCCACTGAGGCCGCCACCCTGCCCGTGGGCTATGAGCCTGGCCTggaccccctccccagcctcagcccctag